Proteins encoded within one genomic window of Argiope bruennichi chromosome 7, qqArgBrue1.1, whole genome shotgun sequence:
- the LOC129976576 gene encoding ribosome production factor 2 homolog, whose product MEHQIKKPKTRPGKRFLENREPKLIENDKKTIFIRGVNCNQTVLTAMKDFASLKKPNCVFFNRKNDIKPMENAATLEFFCQKSDASLFMFGSHNKKRPNNLIAGRLFDYHILDMFELGIEDFKPMKNFKTAKVPMGSKPMLLFTEGFEETLEHKRLKNFFIDFFRGPVVEYINLKGLEHLIVFSIVHGKILFRSYKTILKKATESTAPTVELQEIGPHMNFVLRRHQLASEDLFKKACKRPKQLKPTKVKNVDKDTFGTTHGRIHMERQDYAKLQTRKLKGLKKRKSDAISDVPDKKAKVEET is encoded by the exons atGGAACATCAAATTAA GAAGCCTAAGACTAGGCCTGGcaaaagatttttagaaaatcgGGAACCAAAGTTaattgaaaatgacaaaaaaaccATATTTATCAGAGGTGTGAACTGCAATCAGACAGTTCTCACTGCTATGAAAGACTTT gcATCTCTTAAAAAGCCTAACTGTGTGTTTTTCAACAG aaaaAATGACATTAAGCCAATGGAAAATGCTGCAACATTG gaatttttctgtcaaaaatcTGATGCAAGCTTGTTCATGTTTGGATCTCATAATAAGAAGCGACCAAATAATTTAATAGCTGGAAGATTGTTTGATTACCATATTTTAGATATGTTTGAACTAGGCATTGAAGATTTCaaaccaatgaaaaattttaag ACTGCAAAAGTGCCTATGGGTAGTAAACCAATGTTACTATTTACTGAAGGGTTTGAAGAAACTCTTGaacataaaagattaaaaaacttttttatag ATTTCTTCAGAGGACCAGTTGTTGAATATATTAATCTCAAAGGTTTGGAACACTTGATTGTCTTCTCCATAGTTCATGGAAAAATTCTATTCAGAAGTTACAA GACAATATTAAAAAAGGCCACTGAAAGCACAGCTCCTACTGTGGAACTGCAAGAAATTGGGCCTCACATGAATTTTGTTCTTCGACGTCATCAGTTAGCTTCTGAAGATTTGTTCAAAAAGGCTTGCAAGAGGCCTAAACAACTGAAG CCAACTAAAGTTAAGAATGTTGATAAAGATACATTTGGTACAACTCATGGTCGCATACATATGGAGAGACAAGATTATGCCAAACTTCAAACAAGAAAGTTGAAAGGTCTTAAGAAAAGGAAAAGTGACGCTATCAGTGATGTTCCAGACAAAAAGGCCAAAGTcgaagaaacataa